From the genome of Haloarcula limicola, one region includes:
- the hemC gene encoding hydroxymethylbilane synthase has protein sequence MTTRGDTLRLATRGSDLALRQAATVRDALASRRLAVELTEVETTGDQIRDELIHRLGKTGAFVRSLDEKVIAGELDAAVHSMKDMPTERPDELVVAGVPERAAAGDALVTPDGVELDELPEGATVGTSSLRRRAQLLAERPDLTVEPLRGNVDTRIEKLLAPTIQREHQERHEAEQERKEHAGAEDSDYEFPYEQDVEEWFNGLAELERRAMEREPDVEYDAIVLAQAGLDRAGLSHHVGTTELDPSRFVPAPGQGALAVTAVDGDLAEDIKDRIDHRRTRVETTVERTILAELGGGCVAPIGVYATLEGGVVHTNVRVLSRDGDEEVRVGRDLPAERHVSAAVDLAAELADRGADDLIAEAKRDAGAADDDAATAREEEEDA, from the coding sequence ATGACTACACGCGGGGACACGCTCCGACTCGCCACGCGCGGCTCCGATCTGGCGTTGCGGCAGGCGGCCACGGTCAGGGACGCCCTGGCCAGTAGACGACTCGCCGTCGAACTGACCGAGGTCGAGACCACCGGCGACCAGATACGCGACGAACTCATCCACCGCCTCGGCAAGACCGGCGCGTTCGTCCGCAGCCTAGACGAGAAGGTCATCGCGGGCGAACTCGACGCCGCCGTCCACTCGATGAAGGACATGCCGACCGAGCGGCCCGACGAACTGGTCGTCGCCGGCGTCCCCGAACGCGCCGCGGCGGGCGACGCCCTCGTGACGCCCGACGGCGTCGAACTGGACGAGCTACCGGAGGGCGCGACGGTCGGCACGTCGAGCCTCCGCCGCCGCGCGCAGCTGCTCGCCGAGCGGCCCGACCTCACCGTCGAACCGCTGCGGGGCAACGTCGACACGCGCATCGAGAAACTGCTCGCGCCGACGATCCAGCGCGAGCATCAGGAGCGCCACGAGGCCGAGCAGGAGCGGAAGGAACACGCTGGAGCGGAAGACAGCGACTACGAGTTCCCCTACGAGCAGGACGTCGAGGAGTGGTTCAACGGGTTGGCGGAACTCGAACGCCGGGCGATGGAGCGAGAGCCGGACGTCGAGTACGACGCCATCGTCCTCGCGCAGGCGGGACTCGACCGCGCCGGGCTCTCTCACCACGTCGGGACGACGGAACTGGACCCGTCCCGGTTCGTCCCGGCACCCGGCCAGGGCGCGCTCGCGGTGACGGCCGTCGACGGCGACCTCGCCGAGGACATCAAAGACCGCATCGACCACCGGCGGACCCGCGTCGAGACGACCGTCGAGCGGACGATCCTCGCGGAGCTCGGCGGCGGCTGCGTGGCCCCCATTGGCGTCTACGCTACGCTCGAAGGCGGCGTCGTCCACACGAACGTCCGTGTCCTCTCGCGGGACGGCGACGAGGAAGTGCGGGTCGGCCGCGACCTCCCCGCAGAGCGCCACGTCTCCGCCGCCGTCGACCTCGCCGCGGAACTGGCAGATCGGGGGGCCGACGACCTCATCGCCGAGGCCAAGCGCGACGCGGGCGCGGCCGACGACGACGCGGCGACCGCCCGGGAGGAAGAGGAAGACGCATGA
- a CDS encoding PspA/IM30 family protein has translation MSLLGRISYTIRAKLNALLNRASDPSAELDYSYEELRDELQNVTRGIADVTTQKKRLEIHRRRLRENVEKYDRQAREAMRQDRDDLARRALEKKQAHVSQISELTEQIDSLQETQDGLVGKRAELSSQIEQFRTRKETVKARYEAAEASARVSEAFTGVGDTMADVGRAIERATERTERMEARAAALEELEESGQLESVLDDSDDIDRELDRLSNEKAVEYELETLRKEMEADEQLRETAD, from the coding sequence ATGAGCCTCCTCGGTCGCATCTCCTACACTATCCGCGCGAAGCTCAACGCCCTGTTGAACCGGGCGTCCGACCCCTCGGCGGAGTTGGACTACTCCTACGAGGAGCTACGCGACGAGTTGCAGAACGTGACCCGCGGCATCGCCGACGTGACGACCCAGAAGAAGCGACTGGAGATCCACCGCCGGCGGCTCCGCGAGAACGTCGAGAAGTACGACCGGCAGGCCCGCGAGGCGATGCGACAGGACCGCGACGACCTGGCTCGGCGCGCCCTGGAGAAGAAACAGGCTCACGTCAGCCAGATCAGCGAACTTACCGAGCAGATCGACTCGCTCCAGGAGACGCAGGACGGGCTGGTCGGCAAGCGCGCGGAGCTGTCGAGTCAGATCGAGCAGTTCCGCACGCGCAAGGAGACGGTGAAGGCCCGCTACGAGGCCGCCGAAGCGTCGGCTCGCGTCTCCGAGGCGTTCACCGGCGTCGGCGACACGATGGCCGACGTGGGCCGGGCCATCGAGCGCGCGACCGAGCGCACCGAGCGAATGGAGGCCCGCGCCGCCGCCCTCGAAGAGCTCGAAGAGAGCGGCCAACTGGAGTCCGTCTTGGACGACAGCGACGACATCGACCGGGAACTCGACCGCCTCTCGAACGAGAAGGCCGTCGAGTACGAACTGGAGACGCTGCGAAAGGAGATGGAAGCGGACGAACAGTTGCGCGAAACTGCGGACTGA
- the cobA gene encoding uroporphyrinogen-III C-methyltransferase, producing the protein MTDQTAVGKVYLVGSGPGDPDLLTVKARRLLDEADVVLHDKLPGPEILDLIPEDRREDVGKRAGGEWTPQEYTNARLVELAQEGKEVVRLKGGDPTVFGRGGEEMVTLAENEIPFEVVPGITSAIAGPAVAGIPVTHRDHVSSVSFVTGHEDPTKDESAVDWDALAATGGTIVVLMGVGKLPDYTAALREAGMDPETPVALVERATWPDQRVATGTLETIVDVRDEEGIEPPAITVIGAVADQRERVVEFLEGA; encoded by the coding sequence ATGACCGACCAGACTGCGGTCGGCAAAGTCTACCTCGTCGGCTCCGGTCCCGGCGACCCCGACCTGCTGACGGTGAAGGCCCGTCGCCTCCTCGACGAGGCGGACGTCGTCCTCCACGACAAACTGCCCGGCCCCGAGATCCTCGACCTGATCCCCGAGGACCGACGCGAGGACGTCGGCAAGCGCGCCGGCGGCGAGTGGACGCCACAGGAGTACACGAACGCCCGGCTGGTCGAACTTGCCCAGGAAGGAAAGGAAGTCGTCCGGCTCAAGGGCGGCGACCCGACGGTGTTCGGCCGCGGCGGCGAGGAGATGGTCACGCTCGCCGAGAACGAGATCCCGTTCGAAGTCGTGCCGGGCATCACCAGCGCCATCGCCGGCCCGGCAGTAGCCGGGATTCCGGTCACGCACCGCGACCACGTCTCCTCCGTCTCCTTCGTCACGGGTCACGAGGACCCCACCAAGGACGAGTCGGCCGTCGACTGGGACGCGCTCGCGGCCACCGGCGGCACCATCGTCGTTCTCATGGGCGTCGGCAAACTGCCCGACTACACCGCGGCGCTCCGCGAGGCGGGGATGGACCCCGAGACGCCGGTCGCGCTGGTCGAACGGGCGACGTGGCCCGACCAACGAGTCGCCACCGGAACCTTAGAGACCATCGTCGACGTGCGCGACGAGGAGGGCATCGAACCGCCCGCGATCACCGTCATCGGGGCCGTCGCGGACCAGCGCGAGCGCGTCGTCGAGTTCCTGGAGGGGGCCTGA
- a CDS encoding uroporphyrinogen-III synthase codes for MREEPRLRVAAFRPDDERLTAAVELLDSLGADPVPDPMLAVEPTDGAPRSDADYVVLTSKTGVELAADAGWSPGGATVCAIGDATAAALREAGYTVDVVPEEFSSSGLVRRLEAEVAGARIEVARSDHGSVVLTDGLEAAGAYVHETVLYRLVRPPESGESAELAAAGELDAALFTSSLTVRHFLAAAEERGIREDAVAGLRDATVGTIGKPTKETAENAGIAVDVVPDRADFEALACEVVEAAAPTHRE; via the coding sequence ATGCGCGAGGAACCGCGCCTCCGCGTCGCGGCGTTCCGACCCGACGACGAGCGGCTGACGGCCGCGGTCGAACTGCTCGACTCGCTGGGCGCGGACCCGGTTCCCGACCCGATGCTCGCCGTCGAGCCAACCGACGGCGCGCCCCGGAGCGACGCCGATTACGTCGTCCTGACGAGCAAGACGGGCGTCGAACTCGCCGCCGACGCGGGCTGGTCGCCCGGCGGGGCGACGGTCTGTGCCATCGGCGACGCGACGGCCGCGGCGCTCCGCGAGGCGGGCTACACCGTCGACGTGGTCCCCGAGGAGTTCTCCTCGTCGGGGTTGGTCCGCAGGCTGGAGGCCGAGGTGGCCGGCGCTCGCATCGAGGTGGCCCGCTCGGACCATGGCTCGGTAGTGTTGACCGACGGGTTGGAAGCCGCGGGCGCGTACGTCCACGAGACGGTGCTCTACCGGCTCGTCCGCCCGCCCGAATCCGGTGAATCCGCCGAACTCGCCGCCGCAGGTGAACTGGACGCCGCACTCTTCACCTCCTCGCTCACCGTTCGGCACTTCCTCGCGGCCGCCGAGGAACGAGGCATCCGCGAGGACGCCGTCGCCGGACTGCGGGATGCCACGGTCGGAACTATCGGAAAACCTACGAAGGAAACAGCGGAGAACGCGGGGATCGCGGTCGATGTCGTCCCCGACCGCGCGGACTTCGAGGCGTTAGCCTGCGAGGTCGTCGAGGCGGCGGCACCGACTCATCGAGAGTGA
- a CDS encoding pyridoxamine 5'-phosphate oxidase family protein, whose translation MDISSEVVDRIADAPLSAHVATSVDDRPHVAPVWYVFEASEPERETTESAVRGESPALYVLTGGKKLENVRANPRVAVSIERADGPDVDWSVQLLGTAREVEDDERISDVQERMDEIYRGESESSETDGGESEEGDDGEEEMEWACLEIRVGSASYQQY comes from the coding sequence ATGGACATCTCCTCGGAGGTCGTCGACCGCATCGCCGACGCGCCGCTGTCGGCCCACGTCGCGACCAGCGTGGACGACCGACCGCACGTCGCGCCCGTCTGGTACGTCTTCGAAGCGAGCGAACCGGAACGCGAAACGACAGAGAGCGCTGTGAGGGGCGAGAGCCCCGCGCTGTACGTCCTCACGGGCGGCAAGAAACTGGAGAACGTCCGCGCGAACCCGAGAGTCGCCGTCTCCATCGAGCGAGCGGACGGCCCCGACGTCGACTGGAGCGTTCAGTTGCTCGGCACCGCCCGGGAAGTCGAGGACGACGAGCGGATCTCGGACGTGCAAGAGCGGATGGACGAGATCTATCGCGGCGAGAGCGAATCCTCGGAGACGGACGGCGGCGAGAGCGAAGAAGGCGACGACGGCGAGGAGGAGATGGAGTGGGCCTGTCTGGAGATCCGCGTCGGCAGCGCGAGCTATCAGCAGTACTGA
- a CDS encoding DUF7130 family rubredoxin-like protein, with protein sequence MSGRGETPDEEEADEPEEQAESATFGETVYNADGAELGTIRGIEEGGFFVSTREGVESLSVEHARSGHDFGEAELMWRCTVCGEMGEIDEGLPDTCPNCGSEKEALMYWTED encoded by the coding sequence ATGAGCGGACGAGGCGAAACCCCCGACGAGGAGGAAGCCGACGAACCAGAGGAGCAGGCGGAATCGGCCACGTTCGGAGAGACCGTCTACAACGCCGACGGAGCCGAACTCGGGACGATCCGCGGGATAGAGGAGGGCGGATTCTTCGTCTCGACCCGCGAAGGCGTCGAGAGCCTGAGCGTCGAACACGCCCGCTCCGGCCACGATTTCGGGGAGGCCGAACTCATGTGGCGGTGCACGGTCTGCGGGGAGATGGGCGAGATCGACGAGGGGCTGCCCGACACCTGTCCCAACTGCGGAAGCGAAAAGGAAGCGCTCATGTACTGGACCGAGGACTGA
- a CDS encoding DUF5783 family protein — MTEFDPEKFEDKYANYFPELQKAYKQAFEVMNDRYDSELVHAIDQQILNESEPFYDEDEGFYVELPEDPLDRLTAIVADDEKAETILDEFVAEIESQLRRIFDV; from the coding sequence ATGACGGAGTTCGACCCCGAGAAGTTCGAGGACAAGTACGCGAACTACTTCCCGGAGCTGCAGAAGGCCTACAAGCAGGCCTTCGAGGTGATGAACGACCGCTACGACTCCGAGCTCGTCCACGCCATCGACCAGCAGATCCTCAACGAGTCCGAGCCGTTCTACGACGAGGACGAGGGGTTCTACGTCGAACTGCCCGAGGACCCGCTCGACCGCCTCACCGCGATCGTCGCCGACGACGAGAAGGCCGAGACGATACTCGACGAGTTCGTCGCCGAGATCGAGTCGCAACTCCGACGCATCTTCGACGTCTAG
- a CDS encoding DHHA1 domain-containing protein: MAGPVPELDERAAAGARRLRSADRVLHASHIDADGLTSAAVATTALERAGIPVETVFKKQLDADEIASIAAREHETVLFTDFGSGQLDAISEHVAAGDFEMVVADHHQPADPGDCHPDAVEDSDGYADFECHVNPLLVGLNGASELSGAGAAYALARALEPDDGDNRDLAALAVVGAVGDMQATSGELIGANAGIVEEGVAADVLSEGTDLSLYGKQTRPLPKLLEYATEVPIPGISNDQAGATRFLEDLGLELKAKGEWRTWADLDADERQTVASALVQRAVKRGVPASKIDSLVGTTYTLTAEPTGTELRDASEFSTLLNATARYERADVGLAVCLGERDAPLDEARSLLSNHRRNLSEGLDLVKERGVTQSEHVQYFDAGDVIRETIVGIVAGMALGTNGVDAEKPIIAFADADGERKVSSRATGPLVGRGVDLSAVMREASQSVGGDGGGHDIAAGATIPAGTEGAFIDAADEIVAEQLG; this comes from the coding sequence ATGGCCGGTCCCGTTCCCGAACTCGACGAACGCGCCGCCGCGGGCGCGCGACGCCTGCGGTCGGCAGACCGCGTCCTGCACGCCTCCCACATCGACGCCGACGGCCTGACCAGCGCCGCGGTCGCCACGACGGCGCTCGAACGCGCCGGGATTCCCGTCGAGACGGTGTTCAAGAAGCAACTCGACGCCGACGAGATCGCGAGCATCGCCGCCCGCGAGCACGAGACGGTGCTGTTCACCGACTTCGGCTCGGGCCAACTCGACGCCATCTCCGAGCACGTCGCCGCGGGCGACTTCGAGATGGTCGTCGCCGACCACCACCAGCCGGCCGACCCCGGGGACTGTCACCCGGATGCCGTCGAAGATTCGGACGGCTACGCCGACTTCGAGTGTCACGTCAACCCCCTGCTGGTCGGACTCAACGGCGCGTCGGAGCTCTCGGGGGCGGGCGCGGCCTACGCGCTGGCCCGCGCGCTCGAACCCGACGACGGCGACAACCGCGACCTCGCGGCGCTGGCCGTCGTCGGGGCGGTCGGCGACATGCAGGCCACCAGCGGCGAACTGATCGGGGCCAACGCCGGCATCGTCGAGGAGGGCGTCGCCGCCGACGTGCTCTCGGAGGGCACGGACCTCTCGCTGTACGGCAAGCAGACCCGTCCGCTCCCGAAACTGCTGGAATACGCCACCGAGGTGCCGATTCCGGGCATCTCGAACGACCAGGCCGGCGCGACCCGGTTCCTCGAAGACCTCGGACTGGAACTGAAGGCGAAGGGCGAGTGGCGCACCTGGGCCGACCTGGACGCCGACGAGCGCCAGACTGTCGCCAGCGCGCTGGTCCAGCGCGCCGTCAAACGCGGCGTGCCCGCCTCGAAGATCGACTCGCTCGTCGGCACCACCTACACGCTCACCGCCGAGCCGACCGGGACGGAACTGCGCGACGCCAGCGAGTTCTCGACGCTGCTCAACGCCACCGCCCGGTACGAGCGTGCGGACGTGGGGCTGGCGGTGTGTCTCGGCGAACGCGACGCCCCCCTCGACGAGGCTCGTTCCCTGCTCTCGAACCACCGCCGGAACCTCTCGGAGGGGCTGGACCTCGTCAAAGAGCGCGGCGTCACCCAGTCGGAGCACGTCCAGTACTTCGACGCCGGCGACGTGATCCGTGAGACCATCGTCGGCATCGTCGCCGGGATGGCGCTGGGAACGAACGGCGTGGACGCCGAGAAACCCATCATCGCCTTCGCCGACGCCGACGGCGAGCGGAAGGTGTCCTCGCGGGCGACCGGCCCGCTCGTCGGCCGCGGCGTCGACCTCTCAGCGGTGATGCGCGAGGCCTCACAGTCGGTCGGCGGCGACGGCGGCGGCCACGACATCGCCGCCGGCGCGACGATCCCCGCCGGAACGGAAGGGGCGTTCATCGACGCCGCCGACGAGATCGTCGCCGAGCAGTTGGGATAG
- a CDS encoding aldo/keto reductase — MALEDVDLDYVRLGETGLSVSELAFGTWRFGRETDEGTVEIDEERAHELLDAYETAGGRFIDTADVYGGGDSEDWIGDWLDERDREEYVLASKVYWPTREDDPNGRGLGRKHIRRNIDLMLDRLGTEYLDVLYIHRWDEQTPARELMRTLTGLVDEGKVNYLGASTFEPNAWRVAKANEIAKKEGLEPFTVSQPRYNLVNREVEGDYLDMCRDYGLGVCPWSPLGQGVLTGKYDREDRATDDSAASEDEGWKEAYLTEENFDVVDEVRAIADEVDATPAQVSLAWLMHHDAVAAPLVGARTVDQLEENLGAASVSLSDDQFERLAESKGGPYDDI; from the coding sequence ATGGCACTCGAAGACGTGGACCTCGACTACGTTCGACTCGGTGAGACCGGGCTGTCGGTCAGCGAACTGGCCTTCGGCACGTGGCGCTTCGGCCGCGAGACCGACGAGGGGACCGTCGAAATCGACGAGGAGCGCGCCCACGAGCTGCTCGACGCCTACGAGACCGCCGGCGGGCGCTTCATCGACACCGCCGACGTCTACGGCGGCGGCGACAGCGAGGACTGGATCGGCGACTGGCTCGACGAGCGTGACCGCGAGGAGTACGTCCTGGCCTCGAAGGTCTACTGGCCGACCCGCGAGGACGACCCGAACGGCCGCGGGTTGGGTCGCAAGCACATCCGGCGGAACATCGACCTGATGCTCGACCGGCTCGGGACGGAGTATCTGGATGTGCTCTACATCCACCGCTGGGACGAACAGACGCCGGCGCGGGAACTGATGCGGACGCTCACCGGACTCGTCGACGAGGGGAAGGTCAACTACCTCGGCGCGTCGACGTTCGAGCCGAACGCGTGGCGGGTCGCCAAGGCCAACGAGATAGCGAAGAAGGAGGGACTGGAGCCGTTCACCGTCTCCCAACCCCGCTACAACCTCGTCAATCGGGAGGTCGAGGGGGATTACCTCGACATGTGTCGCGACTACGGCCTCGGCGTCTGTCCGTGGAGCCCGCTGGGACAGGGCGTGCTCACGGGCAAGTACGATCGCGAGGACCGGGCGACCGACGACTCGGCGGCCAGCGAGGACGAGGGCTGGAAGGAGGCCTATCTCACCGAGGAGAACTTCGACGTGGTCGACGAAGTGCGCGCCATCGCTGACGAGGTCGACGCCACGCCCGCGCAGGTCTCGCTCGCGTGGCTGATGCACCACGACGCCGTCGCCGCGCCGCTGGTCGGTGCCCGCACCGTCGACCAACTCGAAGAGAACCTCGGCGCGGCGAGCGTCTCGCTCTCCGACGACCAGTTCGAGCGCCTCGCCGAGTCGAAGGGCGGTCCCTACGACGACATCTAA
- the sufU gene encoding Fe-S cluster assembly sulfur transfer protein SufU, protein MGIGGSDMYRQQILDHYKNPRNTGEIEDPTFTHVGENPMCGDEIRMDVVLSEDEETIEHVAFRGDGCAISQASASMLTEELQGMAVADLRAMDRDDIVDMLGVDISPMRVKCAVLAEKVAQDGVDIYFDELDIEKTMTEDDDAETPE, encoded by the coding sequence ATGGGTATCGGCGGCTCAGACATGTACCGGCAGCAGATTCTCGACCACTACAAGAATCCTCGCAACACCGGCGAGATCGAGGACCCCACGTTCACCCACGTCGGCGAGAATCCGATGTGCGGCGACGAGATCCGGATGGACGTCGTGCTCTCCGAGGACGAGGAGACCATCGAACACGTCGCCTTCCGCGGCGACGGCTGTGCCATCTCGCAGGCGTCTGCGTCGATGTTGACCGAGGAGTTACAGGGGATGGCCGTCGCGGACCTGCGGGCGATGGACCGCGACGACATCGTCGACATGCTCGGCGTCGACATCTCGCCGATGCGGGTGAAGTGCGCCGTGCTGGCCGAGAAAGTCGCACAGGACGGCGTGGACATCTACTTCGACGAGTTGGACATCGAGAAGACGATGACCGAAGATGACGACGCCGAGACGCCCGAGTAA
- a CDS encoding class I SAM-dependent methyltransferase yields MSDNEWDPGDYDDGHGFVSEYGRDVLELLDPRPGERILDVGCGTGHLTAAIADSGADAVGIDASAEMIREARQTYPDLSFERADAREYEPNGEFDAVFSNAALHWIPGGDHDAVLSTVADALGECGRFVAELGGRGNVRRIVDALDAELRERGERVVHPWYFPSVGEYASRVESHGFEVTAARLFDRPTELDGGADGLRNWIEIFGDDFFAGVDDSEREAVLDGVEGRLRDGLFDPETATWTADYRRLRFVAER; encoded by the coding sequence ATGAGCGACAACGAGTGGGACCCCGGCGACTACGACGACGGCCACGGCTTCGTTTCCGAGTACGGCCGGGACGTACTGGAACTGCTCGACCCCCGGCCCGGCGAGCGGATCCTGGACGTGGGCTGTGGCACGGGCCATCTGACGGCCGCGATCGCCGACAGCGGAGCCGACGCGGTGGGGATCGACGCCTCGGCGGAGATGATACGAGAGGCGCGACAGACGTATCCCGACCTCTCCTTCGAACGGGCGGACGCCCGCGAATACGAGCCGAACGGCGAGTTCGACGCCGTCTTCTCGAACGCCGCGCTCCACTGGATTCCCGGCGGGGACCACGACGCCGTCCTCTCGACGGTCGCCGACGCGCTCGGCGAGTGCGGGCGGTTCGTCGCGGAGTTGGGCGGCCGGGGGAACGTCCGGCGCATCGTCGACGCGCTCGACGCGGAACTGCGCGAGCGAGGGGAGCGCGTGGTGCACCCGTGGTATTTCCCGAGCGTCGGCGAGTACGCCTCCCGAGTCGAATCGCACGGCTTCGAGGTGACGGCCGCGCGACTGTTCGACCGGCCGACGGAACTGGACGGAGGTGCCGACGGCCTGCGGAACTGGATCGAGATATTCGGCGACGACTTCTTCGCCGGCGTGGACGACAGCGAACGCGAGGCCGTCCTCGACGGCGTCGAGGGCCGTCTGCGCGACGGGCTGTTCGACCCCGAGACGGCGACGTGGACGGCGGATTACCGCCGGCTCCGGTTCGTCGCCGAGCGGTGA
- a CDS encoding heme-binding protein, which produces MDQRKPPQTEEGWYVLHDCRRIDWDAWRDAPQRVRDRALSEGVEFLSAYESVQDAEEGQTAVYTVLGHKADVMILHLRPTMGDLDAAERHFEQTEFAQFTERAFSYVSVTEASGYTEKAREYFDGEVDDDSGLAQYIQSRLHPDVPDEEFVCFYPMDKRRDPEQNWYDTAFEERAAHIKRHGDIGRGYGGEVSQMISGSIGFDDWEWGITLWSEDMTSVKELLTEMRFDPSTSRYAEFGPFYVGRRFDPVDLPAVLAGQRVPTDERPAAGQPTAERAAHASSKTPDAHAEQAAGHARAGDSEGRGDAHPGSAGEGDHPHGGEAAAADHPASDRGHNSDDGTGDEGESGSSHSGGRPDVSGDFEEVEDAGERVGRLGVHEGEEYDAGDYALVFRSSADAEALVDDVEDLAESFDHYDRHVLTTVRAQSGQAHVVSIWTAKEAAETAAGFLGDLDGIESRVGGSLGERDADGESQGENGADEGHAEAAASSQSIREQLQSEGVYAGQPHGEDVYALVVYSEAETDDLADEVENLRGAFERYDTHVRTSIYADPDADTAAVASLWDTEDAAETASGYLTDLPGVVRKQGESDGFGTMGMFYTVKPEHRADFVEKFATVGDLLEDMDGHRETALLVNRDDENDMFIASQWDSKDDAMDFFRSDAFSDTVSWGRDVLADRPRHVFLA; this is translated from the coding sequence ATGGACCAACGCAAGCCCCCGCAGACCGAGGAGGGCTGGTACGTGCTACACGACTGTCGACGGATCGACTGGGACGCGTGGCGCGACGCGCCGCAGCGAGTCCGCGACCGGGCGCTCTCTGAGGGCGTCGAGTTCCTCTCTGCCTACGAGAGCGTGCAAGACGCGGAGGAGGGGCAGACGGCCGTCTACACGGTGCTCGGACACAAGGCCGACGTGATGATCCTGCATCTGCGACCGACGATGGGCGATCTGGACGCCGCCGAGCGCCACTTCGAGCAGACGGAGTTCGCGCAGTTCACCGAGCGGGCGTTCTCCTACGTCTCGGTGACGGAGGCGTCGGGCTACACGGAGAAGGCCCGCGAGTACTTCGACGGCGAGGTCGACGACGACTCGGGGTTGGCCCAGTACATCCAGTCGCGCCTGCACCCCGACGTGCCCGACGAGGAGTTCGTCTGCTTCTATCCGATGGACAAGCGACGGGACCCCGAACAGAACTGGTACGACACGGCCTTCGAGGAGCGGGCGGCCCACATCAAGCGCCACGGCGACATCGGCCGGGGCTACGGCGGCGAGGTCAGTCAGATGATATCCGGCTCGATCGGCTTCGACGACTGGGAGTGGGGCATCACGCTCTGGAGCGAGGACATGACCAGCGTGAAGGAACTGCTGACCGAGATGCGCTTCGACCCCTCGACCTCCCGATACGCGGAGTTCGGGCCGTTCTACGTCGGCCGGCGCTTCGACCCGGTGGACCTGCCGGCGGTGCTCGCGGGACAGCGAGTGCCGACCGACGAGCGGCCCGCGGCCGGACAGCCGACGGCCGAACGGGCCGCCCACGCTAGTAGCAAGACACCGGACGCCCACGCCGAGCAAGCGGCCGGACACGCCCGCGCCGGCGATTCTGAGGGCCGCGGGGACGCCCACCCCGGCAGCGCCGGTGAGGGTGACCACCCACACGGCGGCGAGGCGGCGGCCGCCGACCACCCCGCGAGCGATCGCGGCCACAATAGTGACGACGGCACGGGCGACGAGGGCGAAAGCGGTTCCAGTCACAGCGGCGGCCGTCCCGATGTCTCGGGAGACTTCGAGGAAGTCGAGGACGCCGGCGAGCGGGTCGGCCGCCTCGGCGTCCACGAGGGCGAGGAGTACGACGCCGGCGACTACGCGCTGGTCTTCCGCTCCTCGGCCGATGCCGAGGCCCTCGTCGACGACGTCGAGGACCTCGCCGAGAGCTTCGACCACTACGACAGACACGTCCTGACCACCGTCCGCGCCCAGAGCGGCCAGGCTCACGTCGTCAGCATCTGGACGGCCAAAGAAGCCGCCGAGACGGCCGCCGGGTTCCTCGGCGACTTGGACGGTATCGAATCGCGGGTCGGAGGATCGCTCGGCGAGCGCGACGCGGACGGCGAAAGCCAGGGCGAGAACGGAGCTGACGAGGGCCACGCCGAGGCCGCGGCCTCCTCGCAGTCGATCCGCGAGCAGCTCCAGTCCGAGGGGGTCTACGCCGGCCAGCCCCACGGCGAGGACGTCTACGCGCTGGTCGTCTACTCCGAGGCCGAGACGGACGACCTGGCCGACGAAGTAGAGAACCTCCGCGGCGCGTTCGAGCGCTACGACACGCACGTCCGCACCAGCATCTACGCCGACCCGGACGCGGACACCGCAGCCGTCGCGTCGCTGTGGGACACCGAAGATGCCGCCGAGACCGCGAGCGGATATCTCACTGACCTGCCCGGCGTCGTCCGCAAGCAGGGCGAGTCAGACGGCTTCGGGACGATGGGGATGTTCTACACAGTCAAGCCGGAACACCGCGCCGACTTCGTCGAGAAGTTCGCGACCGTCGGCGACCTCTTGGAGGACATGGACGGCCACCGTGAGACGGCGCTGCTGGTCAACCGCGACGACGAGAACGACATGTTCATCGCCAGCCAGTGGGACAGCAAGGACGACGCGATGGACTTCTTCCGCTCCGACGCCTTCTCCGACACCGTGAGTTGGGGCCGAGACGTGCTGGCCGACCGGCCGCGGCACGTCTTCCTGGCGTAA